The following DNA comes from Deltaproteobacteria bacterium.
TGCCCCGTGGATAACGTTGAAGCGCGACCTGTAGCCGAGGATATTCTTGTTCGCGTCGCGGACCAGACTGTTGCTGTTGGCGAGCTGGCTGTTGAAGCTCGAGTTCGCATTGGACTTGGTCGGATCCTTGGAGTCGGTCGTGTTTTGGCTCAGAAACTTTCGCGCAACCCCGTTTAAGTTCTCGTAGTGGTAATCCGCGAAGGCCAGGGTCCACTTGGTGGTGTCGCTGAAGGCCGTGTCGGCCACCAGCTGTCCACCTCCCATCCAGGGATCTCCCGCCGCCGCCAGTTCGTCGACGATCCATTGGAAGGCGTTGACCTTCAATCCGCGCAGGAACCCCTGGCGCTGCTCGACGAGGTTGACTGTCTCGGTGGCGCCTTCCGGCGAGAGGTCATCGTCCCAGATCAACTCGGAGACCCGGTAGGCGTTGACGCCGAACTTGCCACCGGTGACCGTCACCCAACCCGGATCGAGTCCGAGCGTCTTGCCAGGCTTGAGGGTCAGGTAGGCCTGGTCGAGATTGATCGGCTTGCGCGTAAAGGCGCGCTCGAATGACTGGTTGGTAGAGATCGGGTCGTCCGGGTTGCCGCTCGCCAAGCGGACCGTCGCGCCGACCTCGTCACTCACGTTGGCGGTCAAACCTAAGCGCGCGCGCAGACGGAACCGGTTGCGCGCGTTCAAGTCTTGCGCGTAGAAACCCTCGTGGCGTGTGCGCAAGTCGCCGAACAGACTGATCGAGTCGAGCCACTTGGGGAGCTGGGTCGTGGGGTTCTGCTTCTTTTCTTCCTCCCGGGCTTGCTCAAGTTCGGCCTCGGTTATTACGCCCTTGCGGCGCAATATCTCACCCAAATCACCGGCTTGGGCCGTGCCGGCGCTCAGCGCGGCGGCGAGCGCGGCGCCCAACCATTTCTTGCGTATCTGCATGTTTTCCCTCCTTTGTCGTGGCTAGTTATAGGGCCTGCCCGTAACGGTGCGGCTACGCTCGGGTTAAGAGCAGATGAAATCCGCCGCGACTTTGCCGGCCGGCCCGGGCTGGCTGCCAATACAGACGGCACCCGCTTGTGCCAGCCCCGGCCAGGCTGCAAAATTTTCTGGTCGAGTGCTCCAAGCTATTGCGTGTGGTCCGTTTACTGCGGTATAAGGCCAAGCAGTCGGATGGCCACCGGGCTGTCCCGCGAATTCGCCGGTCGCAATCGCTTTCTCGGACGACGACTTGCCTGTGCTTGCAGTCGTTGTTGCACAGCTGAGCGGGCCCGGCGGCAACCCGGTTTGAGCTTGGCCCCCTCCAACTCCTACCGGTGCCGGGCCCGCTCGTCCTAAGCGGTCTTACCCTTAACCGCAAATCGTGATTCTGAACACGGCACTCTCCCCGTAGCTCTTCGCGGGGAGCGCAATGCACGGGCGATTCGGACCGGCGGCTGTGCTATAGCGCGGCCGTGCGGGTTGCTGCCATCGCCGACCTGATCGGCATGAAGCGCATGATCGGTCGCCCGCAAGATCTGGCGGACATCGAAGCGCTAGAAGCCATCGCCCAGCGCCGGCAGGTGCGCGATGGCTGACAATGCCGACAAGCAGCCACCGCGCGACCAATGGGGCTGCGGGTGGGAGGCTCAGCGACTGCGCCAGCTCACGATGGGGTTGGCGGCGACACCGGCACAGCGACTGGCGTGGCTCGAAGAGATGATGCGCTTGGCGCACCGCACCGGTGCGCTCCCCAAGCCGCGCGGGCGAACCTGATTTTCGGCGGCAATGGCATCCCCGAGGGACTCAGCGCGAGGGAACCTGTGCGCTGGCTTCACGCCACCTCCGGCCGCACCTCTAAACTGGGAACGCGGCGCGGCGCCCGATCGC
Coding sequences within:
- a CDS encoding putative porin, which encodes MQIRKKWLGAALAAALSAGTAQAGDLGEILRRKGVITEAELEQAREEEKKQNPTTQLPKWLDSISLFGDLRTRHEGFYAQDLNARNRFRLRARLGLTANVSDEVGATVRLASGNPDDPISTNQSFERAFTRKPINLDQAYLTLKPGKTLGLDPGWVTVTGGKFGVNAYRVSELIWDDDLSPEGATETVNLVEQRQGFLRGLKVNAFQWIVDELAAAGDPWMGGGQLVADTAFSDTTKWTLAFADYHYENLNGVARKFLSQNTTDSKDPTKSNANSSFNSQLANSNSLVRDANKNILGYRSRFNVIHGATELNSADPVGLGIPAGVFSDLAYNTQADGRNVGFYIGAGIGKAGKDWYHNSLKNVGDWGMSYTYARVEKDAVPSLFSFSDLDYVQKKATQKGSTNVSAHMVRLDYVLLPNLQLTAKAHLIDALDRKASNASLNGNPTLVRTQLDAVLKF